One genomic segment of Ictalurus punctatus breed USDA103 chromosome 12, Coco_2.0, whole genome shotgun sequence includes these proteins:
- the ctdp1 gene encoding RNA polymerase II subunit A C-terminal domain phosphatase isoform X2, translating into MEKRADSGGAAAPVGLRMEVTEIRLPAGARSVRLREWKVEPGALVKVDSVIALCVAVPTDTECGSEDREQPKRRLPEKKVKSDRAGVVRELCYQLGEVISPGDVIARIEECSHPIVMKGLCAECGQDLTQLQNRNGKQQTPISTAMVSMVHSVPELMVSSEQAEQLGREDQKRLHRNRKLVLMVDLDQTLIHTTEQHCQNMSTKGIFHFQLGRGEPMLHTRIRPYCKEFLEKISKMYELHVFTFGSRLYAHTIAGFLDPEKKLFSHRILSRDECIDPFSKTGNLRNLFPCGDSMVCIIDDREDVWKFAPNLITVKKYVYFKGTGDINAPPGSREAQLSKKSAGSQPAENTNPSGPSSDEGKNNGVRKQDKDKKSLLDEMSVCVPDIQGASASQRTDPDGKRTEKSHLSNKSDIKVEELGGSDRMRESGETADQENVTVADSDDSAKPGLPHNNSARLSETIKLKQTSLDEENCGAEENGDGGLDTDSVCDMDEESFGDNGCSDKKETETESQNSEQSGVTMGEESLDHSMVDEEEEEIEDDTDQDDHLIYLQEILIRIHNEYYSRYEAHLQGDGSDMPDIRKIVPELKSSSLAGTNIVFSGLYPTNYPMERTRESYHAKALGAKISKNLVLDAKDPNFTTHLVAARAGTEKVRQAQVCEQLHVVNPDWLWGCLERWDRVDEQLFPLKEDYTKSQRSNSPSPFPDVQESFPAPVIDPVSIQPKGPLAPEVHTYDSVTGKLIRRGPQVPRHPQKSSVTLPGHEVHLNFRDSRFLQQEDVDRSRPDDNQPTPSRRKRQQSLSETMPLYTLCKEDLDSMDREVDDILGEESDNDSEGKEKEERVEGEEEDEESSRQSYQQALGTAVKDTTSASKEDSSRTGSVPRGHKRKLQDAREDDDDKDGDFGSQSSKESNEDGSSSEADEMAAALEAELNDFM; encoded by the exons ATGGAGAAGCGCGCGGACTCCGGCGGGGCTGCAGCACCTGTGGGCCTCAGGATGGAGGTGACGGAGATCCGGCTGCCGGCGGGAGCGCGCTCTGTGCGGCTGCGGGAGTGGAAGGTGGAGCCTGGAGCTCTGGTGAAGGTGGACTCCGTGATTGCGTTGTGTGTGGCGGTGCCCACGGATACGGAGTGCGGCTCGGAGGACCGAGAGCAGCCGAAGAGGCGATTACCGGAAAAGAAGGTGAAGTCTGACCGTGCTGGAGTGGTGAGAGAGCTGTGTTATCAGCTCGGAGAGGTCATATCTCCCGG GGATGTTATAGCAAGAATAGAAGAATGCAGCCACCCCATAGTGATGAAGGGTCTGTGTGCGGAGTGTGGTCAGGACTTAACACA GTTGCAGAACAGGAATGGGAAGCAGCAGACCCCCATCTCTACAGCCATGGTTTCCATGGTGCACAGCGTTCCCGAGCTGATGGTCAGCTCAGAG CAAGCAGAGCAGCTTGGCCGAGAAGACCAGAAGAGGCTCCACAGAAACAGGAAGCTGGTtctcatggtggatctggaccAGACTCTAATCCACACCACAGAGCAGCACTGTCAAAACATGTCTACCAAA GGAATTTTCCATTTCCAGCTGGGGAGAGGGGAACCCATGCTGCACACACGTATTAGGCCTTACTGCAAAGAGTTTCTGGAGAAAATCTCCAAGATGTACGAGCTGCACGTGTTCACTTTCGGAAGTCGCCTCTATGCACACACCATTGCAG GCTTTTTGGATCCCGAAAAGAAACTTTTCTCACATAGAATCCTGTCTAGAGATGAGTGCATTGACCCATTCTCCAAGACAGGAAATCTGAG AAATTTGTTCCCATGTGGCGACTCCATGGTGTGCATCATTGACGATAGAGAGGATGTGTGGAAGTTTGCCCCTAACCTCATTACAGTCAAAAAATATGTCTACTTCAAGGGAACTGGGGACATCAACGCCCCACCCGGGTCACGAGAGGCCCAGCTTTCAAAAAAAAGTGCAG GTAGCCAACCTGCAGAGAACACCAACCCCTCCGGACCATCATCCGACGAGGGGAAGAATAATGGCGTCCGGAAACAGGACAAGGATAAAAAGTCTCTGCTTGACGAAATGTCAGTCTGTGTTCCTGACATTCAAGGAGCATCAGCTAGCCAGAGAACTGATCCTGATGGAAAGAGGACAGAAAAGTCACACTTGAGTAATAAATCTGATATTAAAGTAGAAGAGCTGGGTGGCTCAGATAGGATGAGGGAGTCCGGTGAAACTGCAGACCAAGAGAACGTAACAGTAGCTGATAGCGATGACTCGGCTAAACCGGGATTACCACATAATAACAGTGCCCGGCTCTCAGAAACCATAAAGCTGAAACAAACGAGCTTAGATGAGGAGAATTGTGGTGCAGAGGAGAACGGAGATGGAGGATTGGACACAGACAGTGTCTGTGACATGGACGAAGAGAGTTTTGGTGATAATGGATGTTCTGACAAGAAGGAAACTGAGACAGAGTCTCAGAACAGTGAGCAGTCAGGTGTCACCATGGGAGAGGAGTCTTTAGACCACAGCATGGTggatgaagaagaggaggagataGAAGACGACACGGACCAGGACGATCACTTGATTTACCTACAAGAGATCTTGATCCGTATTCACAACGAGTATTACTCGCGCTACGAGGCGCACCTCCAAGGGGACGGCTCTGACATGCCCGACATTCGTAAGATCGTCCCTGAGCTGAAGAGCAGTTCGTTGGCAGGCACCAACATCGTGTTCAGTGGTTTGTACCCCACAAACTACCCCATGGAGCGAACGCGAGAGAGCTACCATGCAAAAGCGCTCGGCGCCAAGATTAGCAAGAACCTCGTGCTCGACGCCAAAGATCCCAACTTCACCACCCACTTAGTTGCTGCACGGGCGG gtacGGAGAAGGTCCGGCAGGCTCAGGTCTGTGAGCAGCTGCATGTAGTGAATCCGGATTGGCTTTGGGGATGTTTGGAGCGATGGGATAGAGTGGATGAGCAGCTGTTCCCTCTTAAAGAGGACTACACAAAATCACAGAG aagTAATAGCCCATCACCATTTCCTGATGTTCAAGAGTCCTTCCCAGCGCCTGTTATTGACCCTGTTTCCATCCAGCCCAAAGGCCCGCTGGCTCCAGAGGTGCACACGTATGATTCTGTAACTGGCAAGTTGATCCGAAGAGGCCCTCAAGTGCCCCGTCACCCCCAAAAATCATCTGTGACGCTGCCTGGACATGAAGTGCACTTAAACTTTAG GGATTCGAGATTTCTGCAGCAGGAAGACGTTGACCGCTCAAGACCAGATGATAATCAGCCCACACCGTCACGCAGGAAACGACAGCAGAGCCTGTCTGAAACCATGCCTCTCTACACGCTCTGCAAGGAGGACCTGGATAGTATGGACAGAGAG GTGGATGATATTCTTGGAGAAGAAAGTGATAACGATAGTGAGGgaaaagagaaggaggagagagtggagggagaagaggaagatgaggagagCAGCAGGCAAAGTTACCAGCAGGCCCTGGGTACGGCTGTCAAAGACACGACATCAGCATCCAAAGAAGACAGCAGTCGGACTGGGAGTGTACCGAG
- the ctdp1 gene encoding RNA polymerase II subunit A C-terminal domain phosphatase isoform X1, with protein MEKRADSGGAAAPVGLRMEVTEIRLPAGARSVRLREWKVEPGALVKVDSVIALCVAVPTDTECGSEDREQPKRRLPEKKVKSDRAGVVRELCYQLGEVISPGDVIARIEECSHPIVMKGLCAECGQDLTQLQNRNGKQQTPISTAMVSMVHSVPELMVSSEQAEQLGREDQKRLHRNRKLVLMVDLDQTLIHTTEQHCQNMSTKHRVSVTSQGIFHFQLGRGEPMLHTRIRPYCKEFLEKISKMYELHVFTFGSRLYAHTIAGFLDPEKKLFSHRILSRDECIDPFSKTGNLRNLFPCGDSMVCIIDDREDVWKFAPNLITVKKYVYFKGTGDINAPPGSREAQLSKKSAGSQPAENTNPSGPSSDEGKNNGVRKQDKDKKSLLDEMSVCVPDIQGASASQRTDPDGKRTEKSHLSNKSDIKVEELGGSDRMRESGETADQENVTVADSDDSAKPGLPHNNSARLSETIKLKQTSLDEENCGAEENGDGGLDTDSVCDMDEESFGDNGCSDKKETETESQNSEQSGVTMGEESLDHSMVDEEEEEIEDDTDQDDHLIYLQEILIRIHNEYYSRYEAHLQGDGSDMPDIRKIVPELKSSSLAGTNIVFSGLYPTNYPMERTRESYHAKALGAKISKNLVLDAKDPNFTTHLVAARAGTEKVRQAQVCEQLHVVNPDWLWGCLERWDRVDEQLFPLKEDYTKSQRSNSPSPFPDVQESFPAPVIDPVSIQPKGPLAPEVHTYDSVTGKLIRRGPQVPRHPQKSSVTLPGHEVHLNFRDSRFLQQEDVDRSRPDDNQPTPSRRKRQQSLSETMPLYTLCKEDLDSMDREVDDILGEESDNDSEGKEKEERVEGEEEDEESSRQSYQQALGTAVKDTTSASKEDSSRTGSVPRGHKRKLQDAREDDDDKDGDFGSQSSKESNEDGSSSEADEMAAALEAELNDFM; from the exons ATGGAGAAGCGCGCGGACTCCGGCGGGGCTGCAGCACCTGTGGGCCTCAGGATGGAGGTGACGGAGATCCGGCTGCCGGCGGGAGCGCGCTCTGTGCGGCTGCGGGAGTGGAAGGTGGAGCCTGGAGCTCTGGTGAAGGTGGACTCCGTGATTGCGTTGTGTGTGGCGGTGCCCACGGATACGGAGTGCGGCTCGGAGGACCGAGAGCAGCCGAAGAGGCGATTACCGGAAAAGAAGGTGAAGTCTGACCGTGCTGGAGTGGTGAGAGAGCTGTGTTATCAGCTCGGAGAGGTCATATCTCCCGG GGATGTTATAGCAAGAATAGAAGAATGCAGCCACCCCATAGTGATGAAGGGTCTGTGTGCGGAGTGTGGTCAGGACTTAACACA GTTGCAGAACAGGAATGGGAAGCAGCAGACCCCCATCTCTACAGCCATGGTTTCCATGGTGCACAGCGTTCCCGAGCTGATGGTCAGCTCAGAG CAAGCAGAGCAGCTTGGCCGAGAAGACCAGAAGAGGCTCCACAGAAACAGGAAGCTGGTtctcatggtggatctggaccAGACTCTAATCCACACCACAGAGCAGCACTGTCAAAACATGTCTACCAAA CACCGTGTTTCTGTGACCTCGCAGGGAATTTTCCATTTCCAGCTGGGGAGAGGGGAACCCATGCTGCACACACGTATTAGGCCTTACTGCAAAGAGTTTCTGGAGAAAATCTCCAAGATGTACGAGCTGCACGTGTTCACTTTCGGAAGTCGCCTCTATGCACACACCATTGCAG GCTTTTTGGATCCCGAAAAGAAACTTTTCTCACATAGAATCCTGTCTAGAGATGAGTGCATTGACCCATTCTCCAAGACAGGAAATCTGAG AAATTTGTTCCCATGTGGCGACTCCATGGTGTGCATCATTGACGATAGAGAGGATGTGTGGAAGTTTGCCCCTAACCTCATTACAGTCAAAAAATATGTCTACTTCAAGGGAACTGGGGACATCAACGCCCCACCCGGGTCACGAGAGGCCCAGCTTTCAAAAAAAAGTGCAG GTAGCCAACCTGCAGAGAACACCAACCCCTCCGGACCATCATCCGACGAGGGGAAGAATAATGGCGTCCGGAAACAGGACAAGGATAAAAAGTCTCTGCTTGACGAAATGTCAGTCTGTGTTCCTGACATTCAAGGAGCATCAGCTAGCCAGAGAACTGATCCTGATGGAAAGAGGACAGAAAAGTCACACTTGAGTAATAAATCTGATATTAAAGTAGAAGAGCTGGGTGGCTCAGATAGGATGAGGGAGTCCGGTGAAACTGCAGACCAAGAGAACGTAACAGTAGCTGATAGCGATGACTCGGCTAAACCGGGATTACCACATAATAACAGTGCCCGGCTCTCAGAAACCATAAAGCTGAAACAAACGAGCTTAGATGAGGAGAATTGTGGTGCAGAGGAGAACGGAGATGGAGGATTGGACACAGACAGTGTCTGTGACATGGACGAAGAGAGTTTTGGTGATAATGGATGTTCTGACAAGAAGGAAACTGAGACAGAGTCTCAGAACAGTGAGCAGTCAGGTGTCACCATGGGAGAGGAGTCTTTAGACCACAGCATGGTggatgaagaagaggaggagataGAAGACGACACGGACCAGGACGATCACTTGATTTACCTACAAGAGATCTTGATCCGTATTCACAACGAGTATTACTCGCGCTACGAGGCGCACCTCCAAGGGGACGGCTCTGACATGCCCGACATTCGTAAGATCGTCCCTGAGCTGAAGAGCAGTTCGTTGGCAGGCACCAACATCGTGTTCAGTGGTTTGTACCCCACAAACTACCCCATGGAGCGAACGCGAGAGAGCTACCATGCAAAAGCGCTCGGCGCCAAGATTAGCAAGAACCTCGTGCTCGACGCCAAAGATCCCAACTTCACCACCCACTTAGTTGCTGCACGGGCGG gtacGGAGAAGGTCCGGCAGGCTCAGGTCTGTGAGCAGCTGCATGTAGTGAATCCGGATTGGCTTTGGGGATGTTTGGAGCGATGGGATAGAGTGGATGAGCAGCTGTTCCCTCTTAAAGAGGACTACACAAAATCACAGAG aagTAATAGCCCATCACCATTTCCTGATGTTCAAGAGTCCTTCCCAGCGCCTGTTATTGACCCTGTTTCCATCCAGCCCAAAGGCCCGCTGGCTCCAGAGGTGCACACGTATGATTCTGTAACTGGCAAGTTGATCCGAAGAGGCCCTCAAGTGCCCCGTCACCCCCAAAAATCATCTGTGACGCTGCCTGGACATGAAGTGCACTTAAACTTTAG GGATTCGAGATTTCTGCAGCAGGAAGACGTTGACCGCTCAAGACCAGATGATAATCAGCCCACACCGTCACGCAGGAAACGACAGCAGAGCCTGTCTGAAACCATGCCTCTCTACACGCTCTGCAAGGAGGACCTGGATAGTATGGACAGAGAG GTGGATGATATTCTTGGAGAAGAAAGTGATAACGATAGTGAGGgaaaagagaaggaggagagagtggagggagaagaggaagatgaggagagCAGCAGGCAAAGTTACCAGCAGGCCCTGGGTACGGCTGTCAAAGACACGACATCAGCATCCAAAGAAGACAGCAGTCGGACTGGGAGTGTACCGAG
- the ctdp1 gene encoding RNA polymerase II subunit A C-terminal domain phosphatase isoform X3, whose amino-acid sequence MEKRADSGGAAAPVGLRMEVTEIRLPAGARSVRLREWKVEPGALVKVDSVIALCVAVPTDTECGSEDREQPKRRLPEKKVKSDRAGVVRELCYQLGEVISPGDVIARIEECSHPIVMKGLCAECGQDLTQLQNRNGKQQTPISTAMVSMVHSVPELMVSSEQAEQLGREDQKRLHRNRKLVLMVDLDQTLIHTTEQHCQNMSTKHRVSVTSQGIFHFQLGRGEPMLHTRIRPYCKEFLEKISKMYELHVFTFGSRLYAHTIAGFLDPEKKLFSHRILSRDECIDPFSKTGNLRNLFPCGDSMVCIIDDREDVWKFAPNLITVKKYVYFKGTGDINAPPGSREAQLSKKSAGSQPAENTNPSGPSSDEGKNNGVRKQDKDKKSLLDEMSVCVPDIQGASASQRTDPDGKRTEKSHLSNKSDIKVEELGGSDRMRESGETADQENVTVADSDDSAKPGLPHNNSARLSETIKLKQTSLDEENCGAEENGDGGLDTDSVCDMDEESFGDNGCSDKKETETESQNSEQSGVTMGEESLDHSMVDEEEEEIEDDTDQDDHLIYLQEILIRIHNEYYSRYEAHLQGDGSDMPDIRKIVPELKSSSLAGTNIVFSGLYPTNYPMERTRESYHAKALGAKISKNLVLDAKDPNFTTHLVAARAGTEKVRQAQVCEQLHVVNPDWLWGCLERWDRVDEQLFPLKEDYTKSQRSNSPSPFPDVQESFPAPVIDPVSIQPKGPLAPEVHTYDSVTGKLIRRGPQVPRHPQKSSVTLPGHEVHLNFRDSRFLQQEDVDRSRPDDNQPTPSRRKRQQSLSETMPLYTLCKEDLDSMDREVDDILGEESDNDSEGKEKEERVEGEEEDEESSRQSYQQALGTAVKDTTSASKEDSSRTGSVPREGFPLEVGAWLWGFVFIQLQEH is encoded by the exons ATGGAGAAGCGCGCGGACTCCGGCGGGGCTGCAGCACCTGTGGGCCTCAGGATGGAGGTGACGGAGATCCGGCTGCCGGCGGGAGCGCGCTCTGTGCGGCTGCGGGAGTGGAAGGTGGAGCCTGGAGCTCTGGTGAAGGTGGACTCCGTGATTGCGTTGTGTGTGGCGGTGCCCACGGATACGGAGTGCGGCTCGGAGGACCGAGAGCAGCCGAAGAGGCGATTACCGGAAAAGAAGGTGAAGTCTGACCGTGCTGGAGTGGTGAGAGAGCTGTGTTATCAGCTCGGAGAGGTCATATCTCCCGG GGATGTTATAGCAAGAATAGAAGAATGCAGCCACCCCATAGTGATGAAGGGTCTGTGTGCGGAGTGTGGTCAGGACTTAACACA GTTGCAGAACAGGAATGGGAAGCAGCAGACCCCCATCTCTACAGCCATGGTTTCCATGGTGCACAGCGTTCCCGAGCTGATGGTCAGCTCAGAG CAAGCAGAGCAGCTTGGCCGAGAAGACCAGAAGAGGCTCCACAGAAACAGGAAGCTGGTtctcatggtggatctggaccAGACTCTAATCCACACCACAGAGCAGCACTGTCAAAACATGTCTACCAAA CACCGTGTTTCTGTGACCTCGCAGGGAATTTTCCATTTCCAGCTGGGGAGAGGGGAACCCATGCTGCACACACGTATTAGGCCTTACTGCAAAGAGTTTCTGGAGAAAATCTCCAAGATGTACGAGCTGCACGTGTTCACTTTCGGAAGTCGCCTCTATGCACACACCATTGCAG GCTTTTTGGATCCCGAAAAGAAACTTTTCTCACATAGAATCCTGTCTAGAGATGAGTGCATTGACCCATTCTCCAAGACAGGAAATCTGAG AAATTTGTTCCCATGTGGCGACTCCATGGTGTGCATCATTGACGATAGAGAGGATGTGTGGAAGTTTGCCCCTAACCTCATTACAGTCAAAAAATATGTCTACTTCAAGGGAACTGGGGACATCAACGCCCCACCCGGGTCACGAGAGGCCCAGCTTTCAAAAAAAAGTGCAG GTAGCCAACCTGCAGAGAACACCAACCCCTCCGGACCATCATCCGACGAGGGGAAGAATAATGGCGTCCGGAAACAGGACAAGGATAAAAAGTCTCTGCTTGACGAAATGTCAGTCTGTGTTCCTGACATTCAAGGAGCATCAGCTAGCCAGAGAACTGATCCTGATGGAAAGAGGACAGAAAAGTCACACTTGAGTAATAAATCTGATATTAAAGTAGAAGAGCTGGGTGGCTCAGATAGGATGAGGGAGTCCGGTGAAACTGCAGACCAAGAGAACGTAACAGTAGCTGATAGCGATGACTCGGCTAAACCGGGATTACCACATAATAACAGTGCCCGGCTCTCAGAAACCATAAAGCTGAAACAAACGAGCTTAGATGAGGAGAATTGTGGTGCAGAGGAGAACGGAGATGGAGGATTGGACACAGACAGTGTCTGTGACATGGACGAAGAGAGTTTTGGTGATAATGGATGTTCTGACAAGAAGGAAACTGAGACAGAGTCTCAGAACAGTGAGCAGTCAGGTGTCACCATGGGAGAGGAGTCTTTAGACCACAGCATGGTggatgaagaagaggaggagataGAAGACGACACGGACCAGGACGATCACTTGATTTACCTACAAGAGATCTTGATCCGTATTCACAACGAGTATTACTCGCGCTACGAGGCGCACCTCCAAGGGGACGGCTCTGACATGCCCGACATTCGTAAGATCGTCCCTGAGCTGAAGAGCAGTTCGTTGGCAGGCACCAACATCGTGTTCAGTGGTTTGTACCCCACAAACTACCCCATGGAGCGAACGCGAGAGAGCTACCATGCAAAAGCGCTCGGCGCCAAGATTAGCAAGAACCTCGTGCTCGACGCCAAAGATCCCAACTTCACCACCCACTTAGTTGCTGCACGGGCGG gtacGGAGAAGGTCCGGCAGGCTCAGGTCTGTGAGCAGCTGCATGTAGTGAATCCGGATTGGCTTTGGGGATGTTTGGAGCGATGGGATAGAGTGGATGAGCAGCTGTTCCCTCTTAAAGAGGACTACACAAAATCACAGAG aagTAATAGCCCATCACCATTTCCTGATGTTCAAGAGTCCTTCCCAGCGCCTGTTATTGACCCTGTTTCCATCCAGCCCAAAGGCCCGCTGGCTCCAGAGGTGCACACGTATGATTCTGTAACTGGCAAGTTGATCCGAAGAGGCCCTCAAGTGCCCCGTCACCCCCAAAAATCATCTGTGACGCTGCCTGGACATGAAGTGCACTTAAACTTTAG GGATTCGAGATTTCTGCAGCAGGAAGACGTTGACCGCTCAAGACCAGATGATAATCAGCCCACACCGTCACGCAGGAAACGACAGCAGAGCCTGTCTGAAACCATGCCTCTCTACACGCTCTGCAAGGAGGACCTGGATAGTATGGACAGAGAG GTGGATGATATTCTTGGAGAAGAAAGTGATAACGATAGTGAGGgaaaagagaaggaggagagagtggagggagaagaggaagatgaggagagCAGCAGGCAAAGTTACCAGCAGGCCCTGGGTACGGCTGTCAAAGACACGACATCAGCATCCAAAGAAGACAGCAGTCGGACTGGGAGTGTACCGAG